From a single Bacillus sp. NEB1478 genomic region:
- a CDS encoding YpmS family protein, which yields MRKWKAAFFLLLIITLAIPATILYLLFADPEGGHLDRDQLNAGDLKNKKLLSVHTEKEQVEDLINKELKKKAPNVNAYVNFKDDIVLKGSFVVFKQELPYQINFEPEVMENGDLLLKEKDLQVGRFPLPGDEVFSLLQNAINFPEWVDVYPADESILMRVTDMKAQKGYEVKTEEFDLKKNSIQFGVYTTDQ from the coding sequence ATGAGGAAATGGAAAGCAGCCTTTTTTTTACTATTAATTATTACATTAGCAATTCCAGCGACAATACTGTATTTACTCTTTGCTGATCCAGAGGGAGGGCATCTCGATCGTGACCAGTTAAATGCTGGCGATTTAAAGAACAAGAAACTATTAAGTGTACATACTGAAAAGGAACAAGTGGAAGATTTAATTAATAAAGAATTGAAGAAAAAAGCACCAAATGTTAATGCATATGTAAACTTTAAAGATGATATAGTTTTGAAGGGTTCGTTCGTAGTATTTAAACAAGAGCTCCCTTACCAAATTAATTTTGAACCAGAAGTGATGGAAAACGGCGATTTGCTGCTGAAAGAAAAAGATTTACAAGTTGGCCGGTTTCCGTTGCCGGGTGATGAAGTGTTTTCATTGCTTCAGAATGCCATCAATTTTCCGGAATGGGTAGACGTCTATCCGGCAGATGAAAGTATATTGATGAGAGTCACAGACATGAAAGCTCAAAAAGGATATGAAGTAAAAACCGAAGAATTTGATCTTAAGAAAAATTCCATTCAGTTTGGTGTATATACGACTGATCAATAA
- a CDS encoding YjcZ family sporulation protein has translation MGGHGRGFALIVVLFILLIIVGAAWCC, from the coding sequence ATGGGCGGACATGGTAGAGGTTTCGCATTGATTGTTGTGTTGTTTATTCTTTTGATTATCGTAGGAGCTGCTTGGTGCTGCTAA
- a CDS encoding YjcZ family sporulation protein translates to MMGFGHGGGFALIVVLFILLIIIGAILFC, encoded by the coding sequence ATGATGGGTTTTGGTCATGGGGGAGGCTTTGCATTAATTGTTGTTCTATTTATTCTTCTCATCATTATAGGCGCTATTCTTTTTTGCTAA
- a CDS encoding response regulator transcription factor: MSNEYSIYLVEDEKDLAQVLKAYMEKEGWDVTLFQNGEEALLNLEASPPHLWILDIMLPGMDGYEIIKKIKQKSDTPVIFISARDQDLDRIVGLELGSDDYLAKPFMPRELVIRVKKLLTRVYETGNRIPQIIEITGYTLDPISRKITRDDELINLTGKELDVLLYLIENKGKARKREEILEAVWGTDYFGSERAVDDVIRRVRKKMPRLNLETVYGSGYRIIPS, from the coding sequence ATGTCAAATGAATATTCCATTTATTTAGTAGAAGATGAAAAAGATCTTGCTCAAGTGTTAAAAGCTTATATGGAAAAAGAGGGCTGGGATGTCACATTGTTTCAAAATGGGGAAGAAGCACTATTAAATCTAGAAGCTTCACCTCCGCATCTATGGATTTTAGACATTATGCTGCCAGGAATGGACGGCTATGAAATTATTAAGAAAATCAAGCAAAAGTCAGATACTCCTGTCATTTTCATTTCAGCTCGAGATCAAGACCTTGATCGTATCGTCGGCCTTGAGCTAGGGAGTGATGATTATCTGGCCAAACCTTTTATGCCCCGAGAACTTGTGATCCGGGTCAAAAAACTTTTAACGAGAGTATACGAAACAGGTAACCGGATTCCTCAAATCATTGAAATCACGGGTTATACGCTTGATCCGATTTCAAGAAAAATCACACGTGACGATGAACTGATAAATTTAACGGGAAAAGAATTGGATGTCCTTCTCTATTTGATTGAAAACAAAGGAAAAGCGAGAAAAAGGGAAGAGATATTAGAAGCGGTATGGGGAACGGATTACTTCGGTTCAGAGCGTGCTGTTGATGATGTCATCCGCCGCGTACGAAAAAAGATGCCGCGCCTTAATCTAGAAACGGTATACGGTTCAGGTTACAGGATCATTCCATCATGA
- a CDS encoding YjcZ family sporulation protein, producing the protein MGGSFALIVVLFLFLIMIGAAYVC; encoded by the coding sequence ATCGGCGGCAGTTTCGCGCTAATCGTAGTGTTATTTTTATTTCTCATTATGATAGGTGCAGCGTATGTTTGTTAA
- a CDS encoding sporulation YhaL family protein, with product MKGYAALFFGAILIAAFVLKEYAAGVGEIFIATPWWMYFVLCGIIYSGYRSVISFQEDRERELRLIEEEGKVYMERIEKAMGMEQQLELALNENRDMEEAGPRASGE from the coding sequence ATGAAAGGATACGCTGCTTTATTTTTTGGTGCCATACTCATTGCAGCATTTGTTTTAAAAGAATACGCAGCAGGAGTAGGGGAGATCTTTATAGCCACTCCGTGGTGGATGTATTTTGTACTTTGCGGCATTATTTATAGTGGATATCGGTCCGTCATTTCTTTTCAGGAAGATCGCGAAAGAGAATTACGATTGATTGAAGAAGAAGGAAAAGTGTACATGGAGCGAATTGAAAAAGCGATGGGAATGGAACAGCAGCTCGAACTTGCGTTAAATGAAAATCGTGACATGGAGGAAGCGGGACCAAGAGCTTCTGGTGAATAA
- a CDS encoding YtxH domain-containing protein, with translation MSKSKSIVVGFALGSVVTAAATLLSTPKAGKEVRKDIKVNVDKMKSTFSTIKRDGIQLKEKIKFAKKQKQEALQETAASTLEMMEEEMAQEQK, from the coding sequence ATGTCAAAATCAAAATCTATCGTTGTTGGTTTCGCCCTCGGTTCTGTTGTAACGGCTGCAGCAACTTTGCTGTCAACTCCTAAGGCTGGGAAAGAAGTTCGAAAAGATATTAAAGTAAATGTAGATAAGATGAAATCTACCTTCTCTACGATTAAGCGCGACGGTATCCAGCTTAAAGAAAAGATCAAATTTGCAAAAAAACAAAAACAAGAAGCGTTACAGGAAACTGCAGCTTCTACTCTTGAAATGATGGAAGAAGAAATGGCGCAAGAACAGAAATAA
- a CDS encoding HIT family protein translates to MSHDSNCIFCKIVSGDIPAYKVYEDENVLAFLDISQVTKGHTLIVPKEHSKDIYELPEETAAKLFSVVPKIAAGIKQTFNPIGLNLLNNNGESAGQSVFHYHMHFIPRYGTGDGFGAVWKTQDLPADEMKEIAQNIKEKIAE, encoded by the coding sequence TTGTCCCACGATTCAAATTGCATTTTCTGTAAAATAGTTTCAGGTGATATCCCTGCCTACAAAGTGTATGAAGATGAGAATGTTCTAGCTTTTCTCGACATCAGTCAAGTGACAAAAGGACATACTCTTATCGTTCCGAAAGAACACTCAAAAGATATTTATGAACTTCCTGAAGAAACAGCAGCTAAACTATTCTCTGTTGTTCCAAAAATCGCTGCTGGTATTAAACAAACGTTTAATCCGATTGGTTTAAATTTGTTGAACAACAATGGTGAATCCGCAGGACAATCAGTTTTTCATTACCACATGCACTTCATACCACGCTATGGTACAGGAGATGGTTTTGGAGCTGTTTGGAAAACTCAAGACTTGCCAGCAGATGAAATGAAAGAAATCGCACAGAACATCAAAGAAAAAATCGCTGAATAA
- the serC gene encoding phosphoserine transaminase: protein MERIFFQPGPTTLPKEVLSRAKAEWDDFEETGLNIMEHSHRGKSYETVHDQAKERLKRLMDIPESHDVLFLQGGASLQFAMVPMNLIEKGKTAKYVITGSWSEKAYKESSKIGPSDIVSSGKDTQYSTIPNMDYQANDEDAYLHITSNNTIYGTQWPDLNIFSHPNLVADMSSDILSRPINVSDYALIYAGAQKNLGPSGVTAVIIRKDLLHENEKLPNILSYHIHAKNNSLYNTPPVYSIYLLNLVLQWVEEQGGVAEMEARNKQKAKAIYDVIDASSGFYQGYASPESRSLMNITFTLENDELEKQFIHECEQSGIFGLKGHRSVGGFRASVYNSVPLESCEKLAKFMVQFQEKYGK, encoded by the coding sequence ATGGAACGCATCTTTTTTCAACCAGGACCAACAACTTTGCCAAAAGAGGTACTTAGCCGAGCAAAAGCAGAATGGGATGACTTTGAAGAAACAGGTTTGAACATCATGGAACACAGCCACAGAGGAAAGTCTTATGAAACTGTTCATGACCAAGCAAAAGAACGTTTAAAACGGTTAATGGACATACCAGAATCCCACGATGTCCTGTTCCTTCAAGGCGGTGCAAGCCTTCAATTTGCAATGGTACCGATGAATCTGATCGAAAAAGGAAAAACAGCGAAATATGTAATAACCGGATCATGGTCAGAAAAAGCCTATAAAGAATCCTCAAAAATCGGACCGAGCGATATCGTATCCTCAGGAAAAGACACACAATACAGCACAATACCCAATATGGATTATCAGGCAAATGATGAAGATGCATACTTGCATATCACATCTAACAATACGATTTATGGAACACAATGGCCTGATCTGAATATTTTCTCCCACCCTAATCTTGTTGCAGACATGTCGAGTGACATTTTAAGCAGACCTATAAATGTATCGGATTATGCCCTTATCTATGCCGGTGCCCAAAAAAATTTAGGTCCTTCTGGTGTAACGGCAGTAATCATACGCAAAGACCTTTTACATGAAAATGAAAAACTCCCGAATATATTGTCATATCACATCCATGCAAAAAACAACTCTCTATATAACACACCTCCTGTATATTCTATTTACCTGCTCAATCTAGTTCTTCAATGGGTAGAAGAGCAAGGAGGCGTTGCTGAAATGGAAGCACGAAACAAGCAAAAAGCAAAAGCGATCTATGATGTGATTGATGCGAGTTCGGGCTTTTATCAGGGGTACGCTTCACCAGAATCACGCTCACTTATGAATATTACTTTTACTTTAGAAAATGATGAATTAGAAAAACAGTTTATTCATGAATGTGAACAAAGCGGTATTTTCGGATTAAAAGGGCATCGTTCTGTCGGTGGTTTTAGAGCATCCGTATACAACAGTGTTCCGCTTGAATCGTGTGAAAAACTTGCTAAATTCATGGTTCAATTTCAGGAAAAATACGGGAAATAA
- a CDS encoding peptidylprolyl isomerase, with the protein MKKWILAAGLTAGLISLSACNNSGADSEKIVESKAGDITKEEFYNKMKEQYGDQVLNSMIDEKVLEDKYKVTDKEIDKEIDKIKKELGGEDAFKQALQQNGLTDEKQLKERVKSMILNEKASTDGVKVSESEMKKAFNEKYKTEVKASHILVDDEKTAKEVQKKLNEGGDFAKLAEEYSKDPGSKSKGGDLGYFGKGAMVPEFEKVAFTLDKGEVSDLVKSDYGVHIIKVTDKRENKFEDKKAQIEKELKQQKAKPITEILEKLRKKADVEIKDKVLKKKIEEKAKQPQQPQMPQQ; encoded by the coding sequence ATGAAAAAATGGATATTAGCAGCAGGGTTAACAGCAGGATTAATCTCTTTATCTGCATGTAATAATTCAGGGGCTGATTCAGAAAAAATCGTTGAATCAAAAGCTGGAGATATCACTAAAGAAGAGTTTTACAATAAAATGAAAGAACAATACGGAGATCAAGTGCTTAACTCAATGATCGACGAGAAAGTACTTGAAGATAAATACAAAGTAACAGACAAAGAAATCGATAAAGAAATCGACAAGATCAAGAAAGAACTAGGCGGAGAAGATGCGTTCAAACAAGCACTTCAACAAAACGGTTTAACAGATGAAAAGCAATTAAAAGAACGTGTTAAATCTATGATTCTTAATGAAAAAGCATCAACTGACGGTGTTAAAGTTTCAGAGAGTGAAATGAAAAAAGCATTCAATGAAAAATACAAAACAGAAGTAAAAGCTAGCCACATCCTTGTTGATGATGAGAAAACAGCTAAAGAAGTTCAAAAGAAATTAAATGAAGGCGGAGATTTCGCTAAACTTGCAGAGGAATACTCTAAAGATCCTGGCTCTAAATCTAAAGGCGGAGATCTTGGTTACTTCGGAAAAGGCGCTATGGTACCAGAATTCGAGAAAGTAGCATTTACTCTTGATAAAGGTGAAGTTAGTGACCTGGTTAAATCTGATTACGGTGTTCACATCATTAAAGTAACGGACAAGCGTGAAAACAAGTTTGAAGATAAGAAAGCTCAAATCGAAAAAGAATTGAAACAACAAAAAGCAAAACCAATAACTGAAATTCTTGAAAAACTTCGCAAAAAAGCGGACGTTGAGATCAAAGATAAAGTTCTAAAGAAGAAGATCGAAGAAAAAGCAAAACAACCTCAGCAACCACAAATGCCACAACAATAA
- a CDS encoding HTH-type transcriptional regulator Hpr yields the protein MNKDQLYSFKEAMIYSHKLAQISKALWKSVEKDWQNWVKDYGLNINEHHILWIAHHLEGASISDIAKFGVMHVSTAFNFSKKLEEQGYLTFSKKENDKRNTYICLTPKGEELLLQSLSTYDPAKFGVFSASMPIKDLFGNFPEFPELMSIIRNLYGDDFMSIFSKLEDKIETTMNEQQNAAPIIAVEEIASSHS from the coding sequence ATGAACAAAGATCAGTTGTATAGTTTTAAAGAAGCTATGATCTATAGCCACAAACTTGCACAAATCAGTAAAGCATTATGGAAAAGCGTCGAAAAAGACTGGCAGAACTGGGTTAAAGATTATGGTTTGAACATTAATGAACATCACATTCTTTGGATCGCTCATCATTTGGAAGGGGCTTCAATTTCCGATATAGCAAAATTCGGTGTGATGCATGTTTCTACTGCGTTCAACTTTTCAAAGAAACTTGAGGAACAAGGTTACCTTACTTTTTCGAAAAAAGAAAACGATAAGAGAAATACATATATTTGTTTAACTCCAAAAGGTGAAGAGTTACTTCTTCAATCATTAAGTACTTACGATCCGGCAAAATTCGGAGTATTCAGTGCTTCTATGCCAATTAAAGATCTTTTCGGTAATTTTCCTGAGTTTCCAGAATTGATGTCAATTATCCGTAATTTATACGGTGATGATTTTATGTCTATTTTCAGCAAACTTGAAGATAAAATCGAAACAACTATGAACGAACAACAAAACGCTGCCCCTATAATAGCAGTAGAAGAAATTGCATCTTCTCATTCGTAA
- a CDS encoding YkvA family protein yields MKKNTIGNYFNKMKEKANNVLESSSKTGELVTNAENKTTQTDKQGLRELGEQVKALVRLVRSYKRGDYRNISKKSMLLIVASLLYFVSPIDAVPDFLIGAGLLDDATVLAFLFKTLSGEIAAYQTWEKTEEDSYIKPAP; encoded by the coding sequence ATGAAAAAAAATACGATCGGCAATTACTTTAATAAGATGAAAGAAAAAGCTAATAATGTATTAGAAAGTTCGTCAAAAACAGGAGAATTAGTGACGAATGCAGAAAATAAAACGACTCAAACTGATAAACAAGGATTAAGGGAACTGGGTGAACAAGTCAAAGCTCTTGTAAGGTTAGTAAGGTCTTATAAAAGGGGAGATTATCGAAATATCTCAAAAAAATCCATGCTCCTTATTGTAGCAAGCCTTTTGTATTTCGTTAGCCCGATTGATGCAGTTCCGGATTTTTTAATAGGTGCTGGTTTATTAGATGATGCTACGGTTCTAGCATTTCTATTTAAGACCCTATCCGGTGAGATCGCAGCATACCAAACGTGGGAGAAAACAGAAGAAGACTCATATATAAAGCCAGCTCCGTAA
- the yhaM gene encoding 3'-5' exoribonuclease YhaM, with protein sequence MKKGLAFYKVGEMVDGFFLVKSSVKGTASNGKPFLTLILQDQTGDVEAKLWDSSPEDEGLYAAQEIVKLSGEMGNYRGKMQLKLKAIRPATELDGVKISDFLETAPLTQEEMVETITKYIFEMKNPNIQRITRHLLKKYQNEFLEYPAAVKNHHEFVSGLAFHVVSMLNMARSFSQLYPSLDTDLLYSGIILHDLGKVIELSGPVAASYTLEGKLLGHITIMVNEIGMTANELEIAGEEVTVLQHLVLSHHSKPEWGSPKQPLIREAEILHMIDNFDARMNMMDRALDKIQPGEFTEKQFALENRSLYKPLFHAEFAKN encoded by the coding sequence ATGAAAAAAGGACTTGCTTTTTATAAAGTAGGAGAGATGGTAGACGGTTTCTTTTTGGTTAAATCCTCTGTTAAAGGAACTGCCAGTAATGGGAAACCTTTTCTAACCTTGATCTTGCAAGATCAAACAGGAGATGTAGAAGCGAAATTATGGGATAGTTCACCTGAAGATGAGGGGCTGTATGCTGCTCAAGAGATCGTAAAACTCTCTGGTGAGATGGGCAATTATAGAGGGAAAATGCAACTGAAGCTTAAAGCGATCCGCCCTGCAACGGAACTTGATGGTGTGAAAATCAGTGATTTTCTTGAAACGGCTCCACTTACTCAAGAGGAAATGGTTGAGACGATTACTAAGTACATATTTGAGATGAAAAATCCAAATATCCAGCGAATTACGAGACATCTATTAAAGAAATATCAAAATGAGTTTCTGGAATATCCGGCAGCTGTTAAGAATCATCATGAATTTGTATCAGGATTGGCTTTTCACGTGGTTTCCATGCTAAATATGGCTCGGTCATTCAGTCAGCTTTATCCTTCTTTGGATACTGACTTGCTTTATTCAGGGATTATCTTGCACGATCTTGGTAAGGTCATTGAATTATCAGGGCCAGTAGCGGCTTCATATACATTGGAAGGTAAGCTACTTGGTCATATTACGATTATGGTTAATGAAATCGGTATGACTGCCAATGAACTGGAGATAGCAGGCGAAGAAGTTACAGTTCTCCAGCATCTCGTGCTAAGTCATCATAGCAAACCGGAATGGGGAAGCCCGAAACAGCCTTTGATCAGGGAGGCAGAAATCCTTCATATGATTGATAATTTTGATGCAAGAATGAATATGATGGATCGTGCACTTGATAAAATACAGCCAGGTGAGTTTACTGAGAAGCAGTTTGCACTTGAAAACAGATCATTGTACAAACCTCTTTTTCATGCAGAATTTGCCAAAAATTAA
- a CDS encoding HAMP domain-containing sensor histidine kinase, whose protein sequence is MIRLNLTQRIWLSFVLLLFTIGLTTAIIYPLSIKDTLTEETYRIIENEQEKFIFDEREIPKKKESPSEFIARRNAARSVGHFIISNQYQDLRGAVPEDNVLDEMAEKAFKQKKVQARYELNYEDATLFYEISKVKNEQGQSGFLISYMWDTYRDQMVNRLWIRLVIILIITGIFSIIPAIWLARYLRSPLSILGKRFEQIAKRNWQEPFYWNGDDEFYILSKQFEDMRQNLLRHDYAQKTFIQHASHELKTPIMTIKSYAQSVKDGIMPKETTEDMMDVILNETRRMEKRVQNMLYYTKLDAMKLDLITKEDFRFGNLAEEIVERFMYQREDIHFEITGSHYMIHGDEEQWSILMDNLVQNALRYAQKTIRLSAYHKGSSFIIEVYNDGEQLTEVKGEEIFQPFRKGNKGQFGLGLAIVKRIAELHGGKVTAVNINDGVAFQIKLPPRDNPSNDSEF, encoded by the coding sequence ATGATCCGTCTGAATCTTACACAGCGAATATGGCTATCTTTTGTCTTGCTGCTGTTTACGATCGGACTTACGACAGCTATTATTTATCCTCTTTCGATCAAAGACACACTGACAGAAGAAACGTACCGTATCATTGAGAATGAACAAGAGAAATTCATTTTTGACGAAAGGGAAATACCTAAAAAGAAGGAGTCACCGAGCGAGTTTATTGCGAGAAGAAACGCAGCCCGTTCAGTAGGACATTTTATAATTTCTAATCAATACCAAGATCTCCGAGGGGCTGTCCCTGAAGATAATGTATTAGATGAAATGGCAGAGAAGGCATTTAAGCAAAAAAAGGTTCAAGCGAGGTACGAGCTGAACTATGAGGATGCAACACTCTTTTACGAGATTTCTAAAGTTAAGAACGAACAGGGACAGAGCGGATTTTTGATCTCTTATATGTGGGATACATATAGAGATCAGATGGTTAACCGTCTTTGGATCAGGCTCGTTATTATTTTGATCATAACAGGTATTTTTTCCATTATACCTGCCATTTGGCTTGCCAGGTATCTTCGTTCACCGCTTTCGATCTTAGGTAAACGTTTTGAGCAAATTGCTAAGCGGAATTGGCAAGAGCCTTTTTACTGGAACGGTGATGATGAGTTCTATATTCTTTCGAAGCAATTTGAAGATATGAGGCAAAATCTCTTAAGACATGATTACGCTCAAAAAACATTCATTCAGCACGCTTCACATGAGCTGAAAACACCGATCATGACGATTAAAAGTTATGCCCAGTCTGTTAAAGATGGTATTATGCCTAAGGAAACAACCGAAGATATGATGGACGTGATCTTAAACGAAACGCGGCGGATGGAAAAGCGCGTTCAGAATATGCTGTATTATACGAAACTAGATGCAATGAAACTAGATTTGATAACGAAAGAAGATTTTAGATTCGGCAATCTAGCAGAAGAAATCGTGGAGCGTTTCATGTATCAACGGGAAGATATTCACTTTGAAATTACCGGCAGCCACTATATGATTCATGGTGATGAAGAGCAATGGAGCATCCTGATGGATAACCTGGTCCAGAATGCATTGCGCTATGCGCAAAAGACCATTCGTCTTTCTGCTTATCATAAAGGAAGCTCATTCATCATAGAGGTATATAATGATGGTGAACAGCTTACTGAGGTAAAGGGTGAAGAGATTTTCCAGCCGTTTAGAAAAGGAAATAAAGGACAGTTCGGTCTTGGACTTGCTATTGTAAAACGAATTGCTGAGCTTCACGGAGGAAAAGTAACTGCGGTGAACATAAATGATGGTGTTGCCTTTCAGATTAAACTTCCGCCTAGAGACAATCCTTCAAATGATTCAGAGTTTTGA
- a CDS encoding MFS transporter: MKWKDWDTNIKVRLIGEFFVNLLFWMFFPFMAIYFSDELGKETAGILLVLSQIVGVITNLVGGYCADRYGRKKMMVISAWGQAATFVFFVLANSPWLDSPVLTFIAFSALGLFGSLYWPASHAMIADVVEEKNRSEVFAVFYTSINISVVFGPILGSIFFFSYRFELLLACLLVSIVLAIVLAKYIRETVPVKKEILEQVGTEKKWHEAVWAQLKDYRVIASDKLFLLFVLAGILVAQTFMQMDLLLAVYTTEKVPEQTLLSLGNWDFSLTGEKVFGYLISLNGLLVALCTVWIAKWMNRFNEGRVFILSTLLYGVSMLVFGGTTIMWVLFGAMVIFTTAELMVVGIQESFISKLAPENMRGQYFAAAGLRFSIGRTIAPITIPLTMWIGFHNTFYVLFILAMVSAGIYYIMFRAFEKKEQSTAKTKSEPVVS, encoded by the coding sequence ATGAAATGGAAAGACTGGGATACAAATATTAAAGTCCGTTTGATCGGAGAGTTTTTTGTAAATCTATTATTCTGGATGTTCTTCCCGTTTATGGCCATCTATTTTTCAGATGAGCTAGGAAAAGAAACGGCAGGTATTCTGCTTGTTCTTTCACAAATCGTAGGAGTTATCACAAACCTAGTTGGCGGCTATTGTGCAGACAGGTACGGACGTAAAAAGATGATGGTGATATCGGCATGGGGGCAGGCTGCAACGTTTGTGTTCTTTGTACTTGCAAACTCTCCTTGGCTCGATTCACCGGTTTTAACTTTTATCGCCTTTTCGGCTTTAGGATTGTTCGGCTCTCTCTACTGGCCGGCTAGTCATGCGATGATTGCTGATGTAGTAGAAGAGAAGAATAGAAGCGAAGTATTTGCAGTGTTTTATACTTCCATTAACATTTCTGTTGTTTTTGGTCCTATATTGGGAAGTATCTTCTTCTTCTCTTACCGGTTTGAACTGCTTTTAGCCTGCTTACTCGTAAGTATCGTCCTTGCAATTGTATTGGCTAAGTATATTCGAGAAACCGTACCAGTGAAAAAAGAGATTCTTGAGCAAGTGGGTACAGAAAAGAAGTGGCATGAAGCTGTCTGGGCACAGCTAAAGGATTATCGCGTTATTGCAAGCGATAAGCTATTTTTGCTTTTTGTATTAGCGGGTATTCTAGTTGCACAAACTTTTATGCAAATGGACTTATTGCTTGCCGTTTATACGACTGAAAAGGTGCCTGAACAGACTTTGCTTTCTCTAGGGAACTGGGATTTTTCTTTAACTGGTGAAAAAGTATTTGGTTATCTGATTTCGTTAAATGGATTGCTCGTTGCCTTATGCACGGTTTGGATTGCAAAATGGATGAACCGCTTCAATGAAGGCAGAGTATTCATTTTATCTACTTTGTTGTACGGTGTATCGATGCTTGTATTTGGAGGCACTACGATCATGTGGGTACTTTTCGGCGCGATGGTAATCTTTACTACAGCTGAACTCATGGTAGTGGGTATTCAAGAAAGCTTTATTTCAAAACTTGCGCCAGAGAATATGAGAGGTCAATATTTTGCAGCTGCGGGTCTTCGTTTTTCAATCGGACGTACGATAGCACCAATTACAATACCGTTAACAATGTGGATAGGCTTTCACAATACGTTCTATGTGCTGTTTATTTTAGCTATGGTGAGTGCAGGAATCTACTACATTATGTTTAGAGCATTTGAGAAAAAAGAGCAATCGACAGCAAAAACGAAATCAGAGCCTGTTGTTTCCTGA
- a CDS encoding tryptophan transporter has translation MNTKTLALTSVLIALGYVLHTVVPPLFFGMKPDLLLVMMFLAIILTPTKKNVLVASMAAGVISALTTGMPGGQIANLIEKPITAFIFLGMFLLAKKVKVNALSTVLLTVIGTIISGTVFLLVAMLVAGLPGSLLSFIGMIVLPTSAVSGLIMFFIYPVANRFSKRTSAAA, from the coding sequence ATGAATACAAAAACATTAGCTTTAACATCAGTACTTATCGCATTAGGATATGTTCTACACACGGTGGTCCCGCCATTATTTTTCGGGATGAAACCTGATTTGCTGCTCGTAATGATGTTTTTAGCCATTATATTAACACCGACAAAGAAAAACGTTCTTGTTGCAAGTATGGCAGCAGGAGTGATCTCCGCTTTAACAACTGGAATGCCTGGCGGCCAGATCGCGAACTTAATTGAAAAACCAATAACAGCCTTTATTTTTCTAGGAATGTTCCTGCTTGCTAAAAAAGTAAAAGTAAATGCATTAAGTACAGTATTATTAACGGTAATCGGAACTATCATCAGTGGAACAGTGTTTCTGCTAGTAGCTATGCTTGTTGCTGGCCTGCCAGGATCACTTTTAAGTTTCATCGGCATGATCGTACTTCCTACAAGTGCCGTCAGCGGATTGATTATGTTCTTTATCTATCCGGTGGCAAACCGTTTCTCAAAACGTACTAGTGCTGCAGCATAA
- a CDS encoding DUF1878 family protein, whose protein sequence is METVEERLERLEFYNKLTIESVDFSLYPFFRLVMEKKLTEKEVDDIILLCDELEKIFFMQSEEGFVHYTPLLIHFAGMLTSKLNPRETISALLQQDKYITLMNKLYELSMRYE, encoded by the coding sequence ATGGAGACGGTTGAAGAACGACTGGAAAGGCTTGAATTCTATAATAAGTTAACCATTGAAAGTGTCGATTTTTCTCTGTATCCATTTTTTAGGCTAGTAATGGAGAAAAAGCTCACCGAAAAAGAAGTAGATGATATCATCCTTCTTTGCGATGAGCTTGAGAAGATTTTTTTTATGCAGTCTGAAGAGGGTTTTGTTCATTACACACCGCTCTTAATTCACTTTGCTGGTATGCTAACGTCAAAACTTAATCCTAGAGAGACGATTTCAGCTTTATTGCAGCAAGATAAATACATTACATTAATGAATAAATTATATGAGTTATCTATGCGTTACGAATGA